GCGGTGGTCGGCGGGAAATGGAAGGCGTCGATCCTCTGGCACCTGGCGCAGGAAACCATGCGGTTTTCCGACCTGCAGCGGCAGTTTTCCGACATCACCCGCAAAATGCTGACCCAGCAGCTGCGCGAACTGGAGGCCGACGGGCTGGTGCACCGCAAAGTATACCCCCAGGTACCGCCCAAGGT
This is a stretch of genomic DNA from Desulfuromonadales bacterium. It encodes these proteins:
- a CDS encoding helix-turn-helix domain-containing protein; amino-acid sequence: MIYREKAYKCGIDVTLAVVGGKWKASILWHLAQETMRFSDLQRQFSDITRKMLTQQLRELEADGLVHRKVYPQVPPKVEYSLTEKGKSIFPILEQMCEWGRCYLRD